The Amblyomma americanum isolate KBUSLIRL-KWMA chromosome 5, ASM5285725v1, whole genome shotgun sequence genome window below encodes:
- the LOC144135118 gene encoding uncharacterized protein LOC144135118 encodes MAVLATLLTVLAALHVSSGDEHPFKVSTGPCLEVPSVDWTESINAYLRRIPNNVTLPGILATSQGEFLDFGRCFIFGLGNLWPYKHYHSYCINKETFIEVIAFAREPLAAEMEWRSCSGSTGLIGTKVSSSKLRLIFRALTTSDNPTRVELFKIYGDSLENPWVYVTGAPTPLMPMISVVNTLLKPHIREIWGLILGADAQALIRDHCNE; translated from the exons ATGGCGGTGCTGGCCACGCTCCTCACAGTACTTGCAGCTCTGCATGTCAGCAGTGGAGATGAACATCCGTTCAAAGTATCGACAG GACCATGCCTCGAAGTTCCCAGTGTGGACTGGACAGAGAGCATTAATGCATATCTCCGGAGGATACCGAACAACGTCACCCTACCGGGCATCCTCGCGACCTCCCAAGGAGAATTCCTTGACTTTGGACGCTGCTTTATATTCGGCCTTGGGAACCTGTGGCCTTACAAGCACTACCACAGCTACTGCATCAACAAGGAGACCTTCATCGAGGTCATCGCTTTTGCGCGTGAACCTTTGGCCGCCGAAATGGAGTGGAGGAGTTGCTCTGGAAGCACTGGACTCATTGGAACCAAG GTATCGAGCAGCAAGTTGCGGCTCATCTTCAGGGCCCTTACTACAAGTGATAACCCGACACGCGTAGAACTGTTCAAGATCTACGGTGACAGCCTTGAGAACCCTTGGGTCTACGTGACCGGAGCCCCCACGCCACTGATGCCCATGATTAGTGTAGTCAACACCTTGCTGAAGCCTCATATCAGGGAGATTTGGGGCCTTATTTTAGGCGCAGATGCTCAGGCGCTCATACGGGACCATTGTAATGAATAG
- the LOC144135119 gene encoding uncharacterized protein LOC144135119, which yields MAFLATFLTVLVALHISSADKHPLTVSTGPCPGVPNVDWTESINAFLRRIPNNITLPSIFETTEIVGGFEEGHHSLSGLGGLWPYKHYHSYCINKETFIEIVAFAHEPLAAEMEWKSCTGSTGHIGMKVSSSKLRLVFKALPTSEDPTHVELFKIYGDALEDPWLYVTGAPEGLTSLINVVGYLLKPQIKEFWSHLLRMDARFLTRNL from the exons ATGGCGTTCCTAGCCACGTTCCTGACTGTCCTCGTAGCTCTGCATATTAGCAGTGCTGATAAGCATCCACTGACAGTTTCGACAG GACCATGCCCCGGAGTTCCCAATGTGGATTGGACAGAAAGCATTAATGCTTTTCTCCGGAGGATACCTAACAACATAACCCTTCCGAGCATTTTCGAGACAACCGAAATAGTTGGAGGCTTTGAGGAAGGGCACCACTCTCTTTCCGGCCTTGGGGGCCTGTGGCCTTACAAGCACTACCACAGCTACTGCATCAACAAGGAGACCTTCATCGAGATCGTTGCTTTTGCCCATGAACCACTAGCAGCCGAAATGGAGTGGAAGAGTTGCACCGGAAGCACCGGGCACATTGGAATGAAG GTATCGAGCAGCAAGTTGCGGTTGGTCTTCAAGGCTCTTCCCACTAGCGAGGATCCGACGCATGTGGAACTGTTCAAGATCTATGGTGACGCCCTTGAGGACCCCTGGCTCTACGTGACTGGAGCTCCCGAGGGCCTCACCAGCTTAATTAATGTCGTCGGTTACTTGCTGAAACCTCAAATCAAGGAATTCTGGAGCCATCTTCTCCGAATGGATGCTCGGTTCCTCACCCGAAACCTTTAG